One segment of Pan paniscus chromosome 20, NHGRI_mPanPan1-v2.0_pri, whole genome shotgun sequence DNA contains the following:
- the NFILZ gene encoding NFIL3 like protein, producing MDVGFSGLPDVSQSHSKTLLGARGRGPSIRRQREFMPEEKKDTVYWEKRRKNNEAAKRSREKRRLNDAAIEGRLAALMEENALLKGELKALKLRFGFLPLTGGPRAVPLQALLLEAPWTGDPRPGAEALSSLSGSHSCLLRPCSLDAGIPGCRGCLLAPRWTGLATSPRSPQESASPTLNRIDMALQTALPPALFSCHLLEGHVGSRPELRPCWGLWSPVPSGCRASGPSDVLLTPTADPMGLSPGVTCPVPGNSPEGLGQPSLPHKLRIKSRASGRVPRGWEGGQAPL from the coding sequence ATGGATGTGGGTTTCTCGGGCCTGCCAGATGTGTCTCAGAgtcatagcaagaccttgttggGGGCTCGGGGCAGGGGCCCCTCCATACGTCGCCAGCGGGAGTTCAtgccagaagaaaagaaggacaCAGTTTACTGGGAGAAGCGGAGGAAGAACAATGAAGCAGCCAAGAGATCCAGGGAAAAGCGACGTCTCAATGATGCAGCCATTGAGGGCAGGCTGGCTGCACTGATGGAGGAGAATGCCCTGCTCAAGGGTGAGCTGAAGGCGCTCAAGCTTCGCTTTGGCTTCCTGCCCCTGACTGGTGGGCCCCGGGCCGTGCCCCTGCAGGCTCTGCTATTGGAAGCCCCCTGGACTGGAGACCCCCGGCCTGGGGCTGAAGCACTCTCATCCTTGTCTGGCTCTCACAGCTGTCTCTTAAGGCCATGTTCCCTggatgctgggattccaggatgTCGGGGCTGCCTGCTGGCTCCCAGATGGACTGGCTTGGCCACTTCTCCTAGGTCCCCCCAAGAGTCTGCATCTCCTACCCTAAACAGAATTGACATGGCCTTGCAGACTGCCCTCCCACCTGCCCTCTTCAGCTGTCACCTCTTGGAGGGGCATGTAGGGTCCAGACCAGAGCTCAGACCCTGCTGGGGGCTGTGGTCACCAGTGCCCTCTGGATGCCGGGCTTCAGGGCCATCAGATGTGTTGCTGACACCCACTGCTGATCCCAtgggtctgtctcctggggtgACCTGCCCTGTCCCAGGGAACAGTCCTGAGGGTCTGGGTCAGCCCTCTCTGCCCCACAAACTGCGCATCAAGTCCCGAGCCTCAGGCAGGGTACCTCGTGGCTGGGAGGGTGGTCAGGCGCCCCTCTGA
- the ACTL9 gene encoding actin-like protein 9: MDASRPKSSESQSSLEAPRPGPNPSPNVVNKPLQRDSPGMVADRLPPKTGAVVIDMGTGTCKVGFAGQASPTYTVATILGCQPKKPATSGQSGLQTFIGEAARVLPELTLVQPLRSGIVVDWDAAELIWRHLLEHDLRVATHDHPLLFSDPPFSPATNREKLVEVAFESLRSPAMYVASQSVLSVYAHGRVSGLVVDTGHGVTYTVPVFQGYNLLHATERLDLAGNHLTTFLEEMLLQAGLPLGQQDLDLVENIKHHYCYVASDFQKEQARPEQEYKRTLKLPDGRTVTLGKELFQCPELLFNPPEVPGLSPVGLSTMANQSLRKLSLEMRADLAQNVLLCGGSSLFTGFEGRFRAELLRALPAETHVVVAAQPTRNFSVWIGGSILASLRAFQSCWVLREQYEEQGPYIVYRKCY; encoded by the coding sequence ATGGATGCAAGTCGCCCCAAGTCCTCGGAATCCCAGTCCTCCCTGGAGGCCCCCAGGCCCGGCCCAAACCCCAGTCCCAACGTGGTGAACAAGCCCCTGCAGCGGGACTCCCCCGGCATGGTGGCCGACAGGCTGCCACCAAAGACCGGCGCGGTGGTTATTGACATGGGCACAGGCACCTGTAAGGTAGGTTTTGCTGGGCAGGCCAGCCCCACCTACACCGTGGCCACCATCCTGGGCTGCCAGCCCAAGAAACCCGCCACCTCGGGGCAGTCCGGGCTGCAGACGTTCATCGGCGAGGCAGCCCGCGTGCTCCCAGAGCTGACGCTGGTGCAACCCCTGCGCAGCGGCATCGTCGTGGACTGGGATGCCGCCGAGCTCATCTGGCGCCACCTGCTGGAGCACGACCTCCGAGTGGCCACCCACGACCACCCGCTGCTGTTCTCCGACCCACCCTTCAGCCCGGCCACCAACCGCGAGAAGCTAGTGGAGGTGGCCTTCGAGTCGCTGCGCTCCCCAGCCATGTACGTGGCATCGCAGTCGGTGCTGTCTGTCTACGCCCACGGTCGTGTCAGTGGGCTGGTGGTGGACACGGGACACGGGGTCACCTACACAGTGCCCGTCTTCCAGGGCTACAACCTGCTCCACGCCACGGAGCGTCTGGACCTGGCGGGCAACCACCTGACCACCTTCCTGGAGGAGATGCTGCTCCAGGCCGGCCTGCCCCTGGGACAGCAGGACCTGGACCTAGTGGAGAACATTAAGCACCACTATTGCTACGTGGCCTCCGACTTCCAGAAGGAGCAGGCCCGGCCAGAGCAGGAGTACAAGCGGACTCTGAAGCTGCCCGATGGGCGCACGGTCACCCTGGGCAAGGAGCTGTTCCAGTGTCCGGAGCTGCTGTTCAACCCCCCAGAGGTCCCGGGGCTGTCACCCGTCGGCCTCTCCACCATGGCCAATCAGAGTCTCCGCAAGTTGTCACTGGAGATGCGCGCGGACTTGGCCCAAAACGTGCTTCTCTGCGGTGGGTCCTCGCTCTTCACCGGCTTCGAGGGTCGCTTCCGGGCAGAGCTGCTGCGCGCTCTGCCAGCCGAGACCCACGTGGTGGTGGCTGCCCAGCCCACCAGGAATTTCTCCGTATGGATCGGGGGCTCCATCCTGGCCTCCCTGCGCGCCTTCCAGTCCTGCTGGGTCCTGCGGGAGCAGTACGAGGAACAGGGTCCCTATATCGTGTACCGCAAATGCTACTGA